The Punica granatum isolate Tunisia-2019 chromosome 4, ASM765513v2, whole genome shotgun sequence genome has a window encoding:
- the LOC116204614 gene encoding probable E3 ubiquitin-protein ligase RNF144A-B isoform X2, with amino-acid sequence MDAQYIYSSASSSSISPPATNSSAGYSRSGIDVEAKPLHFPANEAVSGAAAAAGSSQTRSYQRISQCEICAEKKQTCEMMRINKKCVHSFCSVCIAKHVKTRVADNQVTVPCPGLDCEHKVEFEVCVGILPKDVLDAWDKKLCEALILEDHKFYCPFRDCSAMLVNDCEKVIEQSECPHCHRLFCAQCRVPWHTGVACMEFQALNEDERGSDDLLLRKLANEKNWRRCPQCKFFVERTQGCPHIICRCKFEFCYGCGSAWSESHGGCARN; translated from the exons ATGGACGCACAGTACATATATTCCtctgcctcctcctcctcgatcAGCCCTCCAGCAACAAACTCGAGTGCCGGGTATTCTCGGTCTGGAATCGACGTTGAAGCGAAACCTCTGCATTTCCCTGCCAATGAAGCCGTCAGCggagctgctgctgctgcgg GGTCATCACAGACGAGGAGTTACCAGAGGATAAGTCAGTGCGAAATCTGTGCAGAGAAGAAGCAGACTTGTGAGATGATGAGAATCAACAAGAAGTGTGTCCATTCATTCTGCTCGGTCTGCATAGCGAAGCATGTCAAGACCAGAGTCGCAGATAACCAAGTGACCGTCCCATGCCCCGGGCTTGACTGTGAACATAAAGTCGAGTTTGAAGTATGTGTAGGTATTCTCCCGAAGGATGTTCTGGATGCCTGGGACAAGAAACTGTGCGAGGCTTTGATCCTCGAAGATCACAAGTTCTACTGCCCCTTCAG AGATTGCTCGGCGATGCTAGTGAATGACTGTGAAAAGGTGATAGAGCAGAGTGAGTGCCCGCACTGCCACAGGCTGTTCTGTGCCCAGTGCCGTGTGCCGTGGCACACAGGAGTAGCGTGCATGGAATTCCAAGCGCTGAACGAGGACGAGAGAGGGAGTGATGATCTCTTGCTGAGGAAGCTTGCCAATGAGAAGAACTGGAGAAGGTGCCCGCAGTGCAAGTTCTTTGTGGAAAGGACTCAGGGTTGCCCGCACATAATCTGCAG GTGCAAGTTTGAGTTCTGCTATGGATGTGGATCAGCATGGAGTGAAAGTCATGGAGGTTGCGCCAGGAACTAA
- the LOC116204614 gene encoding probable E3 ubiquitin-protein ligase RNF144A-B isoform X1: protein MSMASKPKEPSRRPSVSTRINRSKSLDTCAPSAGHRSTSTGATKRSQNADSSRSKQAKAPITGSSSLKRVKKEPNLVPEVNPSTGPTTITYIGSSQTRSYQRISQCEICAEKKQTCEMMRINKKCVHSFCSVCIAKHVKTRVADNQVTVPCPGLDCEHKVEFEVCVGILPKDVLDAWDKKLCEALILEDHKFYCPFRDCSAMLVNDCEKVIEQSECPHCHRLFCAQCRVPWHTGVACMEFQALNEDERGSDDLLLRKLANEKNWRRCPQCKFFVERTQGCPHIICRCKFEFCYGCGSAWSESHGGCARN, encoded by the exons ATGTCAATGGCGTCAAAACCTAAAGAGCCGTCAAGAAGACCCTCTGTTTCGACGAGGATAAATCGTTCCAAATCATTGGATACTTGTGCTCCGTCCGCCGGACACCGGTCTACCAGCACCGGTGCTACGAAACGTTCCCAAAATGCGGATTCCTCGAGGTCGAAGCAGGCCAAGGCCCCTATTACGGGTTCCTCGAGTTTGAAGCGGGTCAAGAAGGAACCCAACCTGGTCCCGGAAGTGAATCCAAGCACTGGTCCTACCACGATCACCTACATAG GGTCATCACAGACGAGGAGTTACCAGAGGATAAGTCAGTGCGAAATCTGTGCAGAGAAGAAGCAGACTTGTGAGATGATGAGAATCAACAAGAAGTGTGTCCATTCATTCTGCTCGGTCTGCATAGCGAAGCATGTCAAGACCAGAGTCGCAGATAACCAAGTGACCGTCCCATGCCCCGGGCTTGACTGTGAACATAAAGTCGAGTTTGAAGTATGTGTAGGTATTCTCCCGAAGGATGTTCTGGATGCCTGGGACAAGAAACTGTGCGAGGCTTTGATCCTCGAAGATCACAAGTTCTACTGCCCCTTCAG AGATTGCTCGGCGATGCTAGTGAATGACTGTGAAAAGGTGATAGAGCAGAGTGAGTGCCCGCACTGCCACAGGCTGTTCTGTGCCCAGTGCCGTGTGCCGTGGCACACAGGAGTAGCGTGCATGGAATTCCAAGCGCTGAACGAGGACGAGAGAGGGAGTGATGATCTCTTGCTGAGGAAGCTTGCCAATGAGAAGAACTGGAGAAGGTGCCCGCAGTGCAAGTTCTTTGTGGAAAGGACTCAGGGTTGCCCGCACATAATCTGCAG GTGCAAGTTTGAGTTCTGCTATGGATGTGGATCAGCATGGAGTGAAAGTCATGGAGGTTGCGCCAGGAACTAA
- the LOC116204618 gene encoding probable E3 ubiquitin-protein ligase RNF217 — MDARFVHSSAFFSPISPPATNSSAGHSRSRISGKATPLHFLAKEGVSGAAAAAGSSRTRSYRRRIIQCEICAEKKQTCEMMRINKKCVHSFCSVCIAKHVKTRVADNQVTVPCPGLDCKHKVEYKVCVGILPKDVLDAWGKALCEALILEDHKFYCPFRDCSAMLVNDSEKVIEQSECPHCHRLFCAQCHVPWHAGVACMEFQALNEDERGSDDLFLRKLAREKNWGRCPKCKFFVERTQGCPHIICRCKFEFCYGCGSAWSQSHGGCAGD; from the exons ATGGACGCACGGTTCGTACATTCCTCTGCCTTCTTCTCCCCGATCAGCCCTCCAGCAACAAACTCGAGTGCCGGGCATTCTCGGTCTCGAATCAGCGGTAAAGCGACACCTCTGCATTTCCTTGCCAAAGAAGGTGTCAGCggagctgctgctgctgcgg GGTCATCACGGACGAGGAGTTACCGGAGGAGGATAATTCAGTGCGAAATCTGTGCAGAGAAGAAGCAGACTTGTGAGATGATGAGAATCAACAAGAAGTGTGTCCATTCATTCTGCTCGGTCTGCATAGCGAAGCATGTCAAGACCAGAGTCGCAGATAACCAAGTGACTGTCCCATGCCCCGGGCTTGACTGTAAACATAAAGTTGAGTATAAAGTTTGTGTAGGTATTCTCCCGAAGGATGTTCTGGATGCCTGGGGAAAGGCACTGTGCGAGGCTTTGATCCTCGAAGATCACAAGTTCTACTGCCCCTTCAG AGATTGCTCGGCGATGCTAGTGAATGACTCTGAAAAGGTGATAGAGCAGAGCGAGTGCCCACACTGCCACAGGCTGTTTTGTGCCCAGTGCCATGTGCCGTGGCACGCAGGAGTAGCGTGCATGGAATTCCAAGCGCTGAACGAGGACGAGAGAGGGAGTGACGATCTCTTCCTGAGGAAGCTTGCCAGGGAGAAGAACTGGGGAAGGTGCCCGAAGTGCAAGTTCTTTGTGGAAAGGACTCAGGGTTGCCCGCACATAATCTGCAG GTGCAAGTTTGAGTTCTGCTATGGATGTGGATCAGCATGGAGTCAAAGTCATGGAGGTTGCGCCGGGGACTAA
- the LOC116204281 gene encoding probable E3 ubiquitin-protein ligase ARI1 — protein sequence MKKSGRAVSVRNFNSSSPYSDSDSESESGSESSSLDSYSRGYSDSSSLSPNFDSGSDPVSPSSDSYSDHYSDSGFYPWSPYSDSNLYRSSNSSSSYSHLNSDTNSESPSSHPYSDLSPSGTGSESSLDSYGRLSFSDPDSDSKLHLGQHAAKRNDNQVSHIKRECRNKRKAEESSWELHTLKRGKDGLQTAGQQSTKLTDGSTDSRGPSDSFCRICMEEKEADEMFIVSTACSHSFCSICIIKHVSNKIKENLETVCCPGNGCKNVVEIDSCGRILPSEVLSHWEKLLCEATIPEHQKYYCPFRDCSVMLVNDTEELIRRSECPYCHRMFCTQCRMPWHEGGECNRLRKLTKDEHHTSTEHEIKGRRCPRCNFYLERKSGRCHMKCRCNFRFCCNCGATWTDCCCKKK from the exons ATGAAGAAATCCGGACGAGCCGTCTCCGTTCGCAACTTCAATTCGTCCTCTCCATATTCCGATTCGGACTCTGAGTCCGAGTCCGGGTCCGAATCGTCGTCTTTAGATTCCTATTCCCGTGGCTATTCTGACTCGTCCTCCTTAAGTCCCAATTTTGACTCTGGCTCCGACCCTGTGTCCCCGTCATCAGATTCCTATTCTGATCACTATTCCGACTCCGGCTTTTATCCCTGGTCACCGTATTCAGATTCCAATTTGTATCGGTCTTCCAACTCGTCCTCTTCATATTCCCATCTCAACTCTGATACCAACTCCGAGTCACCGTCGTCACATCCCTATTCCGATTTATCCCCTTCAGGTACTGGCTCCGAGTCATCTTTAGATTCCTATGGCAGGTTATCCTTTTCAGATCCTGACTCGGATTCCAAGCTCCACTTGGGACAACATGCTGCCAAGCGCAATGACAATCAAGTTTCTCATATAAAGCGTGAGTGTAGGAACAAGCGCAAGGCAGAAGAAAGTTCCTGGGAGCTGCACACTTTGAAACGGGGCAAGGATGGATTGCAAACCGCAGGCCAACAAAGCACGAAATTGACGGATGGCAGTACCGACTCTAGGGGACCATCAGATAGCTTCTGCAGAATCTGTATGGAGGAGAAAGAGGCAGATGAGATGTTTATTGTAAGCACGGCATGCTCCCACTCCTTCTGCTCCATCTGCATAATAAAGCACGTCTCCAACAAGATCAAAGAGAACTTAGAGACGGTCTGCTGCCCTGGCAATGGATGTAAGAATGTGGTGGAGATTGATAGTTGTGGAAGGATTCTTCCATCGGAGGTTCTGTCCCATTGGGAAAAGTTGCTGTGTGAGGCTACAATCCCCGAACACCAGAAGTACTACTGTCCATTCCG GGACTGCTCAGTGATGTTGGTCAACGACACTGAAGAGCTTATTCGACGGTCGGAGTGCCCGTACTGCCACAGGATGTTCTGCACTCAGTGTCGCATGCCATGGCACGAGGGAGGAGAGTGCAACAGATTGAGGAAGCTGACTAAGGATGAGCACCACACTTCTACAGAGCATGAGATAAAGGGACGGAGGTGCCCTAGATGCAACTTCTACTTGGAGAGAAAGTCGGGTCGCTGTCACATGAAATGCAG GTGTAACTTCAGATTCTGCTGCAATTGTGGAGCGACATGGACCGATTGTTGCtgtaagaaaaaataa